The following proteins are co-located in the Manihot esculenta cultivar AM560-2 chromosome 9, M.esculenta_v8, whole genome shotgun sequence genome:
- the LOC110612861 gene encoding anthocyanidin 3-O-glucosyltransferase 6, with protein sequence MKKPELVFIPMPAAGHLVSTVEAAKLLLDRHHLLSITILIIKPSSDSIISSLANSISKSDRLQFIDLPNEDDDFKDLGFIDKQKAHVKEAVSKLTACSDSSLAGFVLDMFCTSMIDVAKEFGVPYYIFFTSGAAFLGFLFYVQLIHDEQDADLTQFKDSDAELSVPSLANSLPARVLPASMLVKDRFSAFIRIIRGLREAKGIMVNTFMELESHALNSLKDDQSKVPPIYPVGPILKLSNQENDVGPEGSEIIEWLDDQPPSSVVFLCFGSMGGFDMDQAKEIACALEQSRHRFLWSLRRPPPKGKIETSTDYENLQEILPVGFSERTAGMGKVVGWAPQVAILEHPAIGGFVSHCGWNSILESIWFSVPIATWPLYAEQQFNAFTMVTELGLAVEIKMDYKKESEIILSADDIERGIKSVMEHHSEIRKRVKEMSDKSRKALMDDESSSFWLDRLIEDVINNLS encoded by the coding sequence ATGAAGAAACCAGAGCTTGTGTTCATCCCCATGCCGGCCGCTGGCCACCTTGTATCCACAGTAGAGGCTGCAAAGCTTCTCCTTGACCGTCATCATTTACTCTCCATCACTATCCTCATCATTAAGCCTTCTTCAGACTCCATCATCAGCTCCTTGGCCAATTCCATCTCTAAATCAGATCGTCTCCAGTTCATTGATCTACCTAATGAAGATGACGACTTCAAGGATTTGGGTTTTATTGATAAACAGAAGGCCCATGTCAAAGAAGCCGTCTCCAAGCTCACTGCTTGTTCTGACTCGTCGCTTGCTGGATTTGTACTCGATATGTTCTGTACATCGATGATAGACGTGGCCAAGGAGTTTGGTGTTccctattatatttttttcacttcAGGTGCAGCTTTTCTCGGTTTCTTGTTTTACGTGCAGCTTATTCACGATGAACAGGACGCTGACCTTACTCAGTTCAAGGACTCCGACGCGGAATTGTCGGTGCCGAGTTTGGCTAACTCACTTCCTGCGAGGGTTCTGCCTGCTTCGATGCTTGTAAAGGATCGGTTTTCCGctttcatccgcatcatcagaGGACTTAGAGAGGCGAAGGGTATCATGGTAAATACATTCATGGAACTGGAATCTCATGCATTAAATTCTCTTAAAGATGATCAAAGTAAAGTTCCTCCTATTTATCCTGTGGGACCCATCTTGAAATTGAGTAACCAGGAAAATGATGTAGGCCCCGAAGGGAGTGAAATCATAGAATGGCTTGATGATCAACCTCCATCATCAGTGGTGTTCCTGTGCTTTGGGAGCATGGGAGGTTTTGATATGGATCAAGCCAAAGAAATTGCATGTGCACTGGAGCAAAGCAGGCACCGATTCTTGTGGTCCTTACGGCGGCCCCCACCAAAGGGTAAAATTGAAACCTCAACTGATTATGAAAATCTCCAAGAAATATTACCCGTAGGATTCTCAGAACGAACGGCTGGGATGGGGAAGGTAGTTGGATGGGCTCCACAAGTAGCCATATTAGAGCATCCAGCAATCGGAGGTTTTGTTTCTCACTGTGGGTGGAATTCTATATTGGAAAGCATATGGTTTAGTGTTCCAATCGCCACGTGGCCGTTATATGCAGAGCAACAATTCAATGCCTTTACAATGGTGACTGAATTGGGATTGGCTGTGGAAATTAAAATGGATTATAAGAAGGAGAGTGAAATAATACTGAGTGCTGATGATATAGAGAGAGGAATAAAGAGTGTGATGGAACACCATAGTGAAATAAGGAAGAGGGTTAAAGAGATGAGTGACAAGAGTAGGAAGGCCTTGATGGACGATGAATCTTCATCCTTTTGGTTAGATCGTCTGATTGAAGATGTGATAAATAATCTTTCGTGA